In Tissierellales bacterium, the genomic window GCACAGGACTCGGCGTATTAATAAGTGGTTTAAAGAGAATTAGGTTAAATGATAAGACTATAATTATTGAAAATATCAAACCGAATATCAGTAAATTATTTGACATAACAGGACTAAATAAAGTTTTTGTTATGAAATAGCGAGGTGACTAGGTCATGAAAGAGTACATTAGCTTAAAAATACCTAAAGCGCCAGAGTATGTGAGTTTGGTAAGACTAAATTCATCAGCAGTTGCTAATACTATGGCATTTGATTTTGAAGAAATTGATGATATAAAAATAGCAGTCGCTGAAGCCTGCAATAGTATAATAGAAGATGGACAAGGCGAAGATTCGTGTATTGAAATATGCTATGAAAAGGGATTGGATTATTTGACGATAGAAATCAAAACAGATTCGAAGATTAGTTGTCAAATGGAAAAAGCAGAAGATCCATTAAATCAAAATTTGAGTATGATAATAATACAGACTATTATGGATGAAGTAGAATGTATAGATAAAGAATTTAATGGGGTAAGGATGACAAAAAGGATAGGAGTAGATGCGTAATGTCTACAGCTGCTAAGAGAAGTTCATCGAAAAAACGTAAAGAGCAAAACGAGGCTTACAAAAAACTTTTTAGAGAGTACAGAGAGACTAAAGATATGAAGGTTCGCGAAGAGCTTATAGCACATTACCTTTATATTGCAGAAATACTAGCCAAGAAATATGCTAATAAGGGTATCGAGTATGAAGATATTTATCAGGTTGCGTGTGTGGGTCTTATTTATGCTATAGATCGATTTGATATCGAAAAAGGTTATGAGTTCTCTAGTTTTGCGACGCCGACAATTATTGGAGAAATAAAGAAACATTTTAGAGATAAGGGATGGTCTATTAGGGTTCCTAGAAGAATACAGGAATTGTCTAAGAAGATTAATAATGCCAAGGTGACATTGAGTCAAGAGCTTCAAAAAACACCAGGTATTTCGGATATAGCTAA contains:
- a CDS encoding ATP-binding protein; this encodes MKEYISLKIPKAPEYVSLVRLNSSAVANTMAFDFEEIDDIKIAVAEACNSIIEDGQGEDSCIEICYEKGLDYLTIEIKTDSKISCQMEKAEDPLNQNLSMIIIQTIMDEVECIDKEFNGVRMTKRIGVDA
- a CDS encoding SigB/SigF/SigG family RNA polymerase sigma factor; this translates as MSTAAKRSSSKKRKEQNEAYKKLFREYRETKDMKVREELIAHYLYIAEILAKKYANKGIEYEDIYQVACVGLIYAIDRFDIEKGYEFSSFATPTIIGEIKKHFRDKGWSIRVPRRIQELSKKINNAKVTLSQELQKTPGISDIAKYLNCSEEEVLEAMEASNVYNVNSLDSTLDADSDDKDISLSALVGENDKYFLRIENRDFLLQTIEKLDDVEKKILTDRYFKRKTQIAIAKDVGLSQMTVSRIEKKIIEKFRKELMKIYKS